The region CGgaggcaagggagagagagggtggggagttGATAGTCAGGTCACCATGGCAATAAGCCCCCCATCCCCTCACCCATCGCCTCTCATTCATCCCCATAGTAATAGCCAAGCTCTGTTGCCCCGGAGACCACAGGGGATGGTAGGGGAAtgcagtgtttgtgtgtttctagtttgtgtgtgtgtgtgtgtgtgtgtgtgtgtgtgtgtgtgtagtgcatgCACAATCGGGAATATGAAAGGCAGTAACAAGCTCCTGTCAGCTTAGTGAAACTAATTTGTTGCTGTTAAATGGTGTGTATTTTCCATCTGAACTAACGTATGAGGGGTAATATTGGGCTTGTACCCCAGGGGGATACAATAGAGGTTAAAACCTCTGAAGTCCTTCCACAACTTCATCGTGAGGCTTCTTCAGCTGCTTCTAGAAAGGACTTTATTTGAACccaactcttattctaacccagCTCCCAATGATGGAACATCCTTCCTTCCATGTGTGTCTTGTGAGAGCAGGCTGTGAAATAATCCTAATCGGATGAAAGCAAACTGACAACTCACTGAGTTGTTTCATGACAATATCCCAGATAGACATCGCTGTTTGGAATCCTATTTAAAGAGCGCTACATCAAGGTTACATCCCTTTGAGCTCTGGTGTTTTCCACGACCTTCCCTTCAGTCCTGTTGTGACAGCCTGCCTATCTGATAGGACTAATAACATGGTAAtagaatacattacatagtaaTAAAATGTTCATATTATGtctcccaagtcatagactgtttctctgctaccgcactgcaagtctaggaccaaaaggctccttaacagcttctacccccaagccataagactgctgaacaattaatcatgATTACGatgactattacattgacccccaatttgttttgtacactgctgctactcgctgtttattatctatgcatagtcacttcacctctacctacatgtacacattacctccaacctgtacccccgcacactgactcggtaccgataccccctgtatatagccttgttattatgttattgttactttttattattttttacttttagtttatttggtatatcttttcttaactcttcttgaactgcactgttggttaagggcttgtttacacctgttgtattcggcgcatgtgacaaataaagtttgatttgattaataaACAGTTTTATatctcttcctcccccttctcccctccttctctctccctttgctcttcctctccctccctatctccctcctgcCGTCAGGTCtgtcctccccctgtcctccagCCTCCAAGATAGATTCCCTCAGGAGTAAGGTTGAGCTCCTCCGCCTGCCACTGGCCCTCTCCTCCAAGTCCATCAGCCACCGCAAGAGTCAGCTGGGCGGAGCCGGGGAGCGCGGCACGGGGGGAGGAGGGACCCACAGGGGCAAACCCCGCCCACCGGCCTCCGACATGGACAACGAGTCACAGTATTCAGGCTACTCCTATAAGTCCTCGCACTCCCGCAGCTCCAGGAAGCACAGGTGGGTAACACATACatgatatatacactgagtgtacaaaacattaagaacacctgcactttccatgatatagactgaccaggtgaaaacaatgatcccttattgatgtctcttgttaaatccacttgatCTACacttgaaggggaggagacaggttaaaggagttttaagccttgagataattgagacatggattgtgtatgtgtgccattcagagggtgagacAAAAGATTGACGTGCTTTTGAACGGGTAGGTGCCAGGTTTGTGTcaaaactgcaacgctgctgggttttcaaaCTCAACAGTGTCCCGTGGtgaaaatggtccaccacccaaaggacatccacctaacttgacacaactgtgggaagcattggagtcaacatgggccagcatccctgtggaacactttcaacaccttgtagagtccatgccctgacgaattgaggctgttctgagggcaaaggggggagcaactcaatattaggaaggtgttcccaatgctttgttcactcagtgtatacttatgcagaacacacacaaacacactcactctctTGTAAATACACTTTAACTTGCGTGTGACCACATATTCTACGTTATTGAAGCTTTGAGTGTGTGTGATATTTTGACGATGGGGTTTGGTTAACCTCTAGAAAGTAGGACCTGTATTAGGGTTCAccctttgtctctgtgtgtgatgtTCAGGGATAGGCGGGACAGGCACCGCTCCAAAAGCAGAGACGGCAGTAGTCGTGGAGACAAGTCAGTCACCATCCAGGCCCCTGGAGAGCCTCTACTGGACACAGAGTCCACCCGTGGAGATGACAGGGTCAGAGTTCAGTCCTTTCCTACAATACATTTCCCATCACTACCCTGACCATCTATCTGTCTGTATCCTGTCATCCTCCACCTTTACTTGACTTTCTctaatctgtctgtctctttctcattaTCCTCATTTATTTCCTCTCCCTATGACCTCCAAACATATGCTCCaataatctctctcccccctactccAGGATGATAACTGGGGTGAGACCACCACCGTGCAGACTGGCACGTCAGAACACAGCGTCTCTAACGAGGACCTGACGCGCGTCTCCAAGGAGCTCGAGGAGTCCTCCCCGTTGGAATGCCGTCGTTTCCTTGGCCCTGCGTTGGGCGCCGTCCTGGGCCTCTTCGCCCTGGTCACCCCCCTGGCCTTCCTGGCTCTGCCCCAGCTGCTGTGGCGTGAGTCCCTGGAGCCCTGCGGCACGCCCTGCGAGGGCCTCTACGTCTCACTGGCCTTCAAACTCCTGGTCCTCCTCATCTCCACCTGGGCCCTGTTCCTGCGCCCGCCGGGCGCCACCCTGCCCCGCCTCTACGTCTTCCGCTGCCTGCTGCTGGCGCTCGTCTTCCTCTTCGTGGCGTCCTACTGGCTGTTTTATGGCGTGCGCGTGCTGGAGCCCCGTGAGAAGGACTACAGGGGTATCGTCGGGTACGCAGCGTCGCTTGTGGACGCGCTGCTCTTCATCCAATACCTGGCCCTGGTGCTGCTGGAGGTCAGACACCTGCAGCCTGCCTTCTGCCTCAAGATGGTGCGCACCACAGATGGGGCTAGTCGCTTCTACAACGTGGGACACCTCAGGTGGGTGTGTTTGTGGCGTTTCATGAAGGTTGTTTGTGCGTGTGTAGTTTTTCATAAAGCATGGAATGTGAgtttgttcatgtgtgtgttttagtgtgtttgtgtggttttCCTGTACCTGCAGGTGCTATTTTTGGGGGGTGTTCATTTGCATGTTTCATACCATAATCTCAGCTTTTGGTGTTAGTTTCAGAGACCGTTATGATAACAACGTGGTTAGCCCCATCATTCAGTCAGCTGAACTGAAACCTGCATTACCTCATCAGCCTGTTTGTTGGGGCTATTTGCGTACGTGTGTCATTTGTATGGTGAGTGTTTAGGTTGCGTCAAGCTATTTGGGTAGCACTCATGAGTATGGTCCAATGGGAGAGGTTGTGTTTGCTCCAGTAGTTATATGCTTCCCACCCTAGTGGGTTTGGAGGGGCAGTGAAGCGCTGAAGCTGACAGGTGATCTATAAAAGCTGCTGTACCACATCTGTCCTGTAGTCTGTGCTACAGGTGCCACTGTTGAAGGTAAAACGCTTGTCTGATGTTTGAATATGTTGCAGAAGGGATAATTACGATGATGCTACTGATGATAATGGTGGTAATGTTGATGATGTTGATCTGAGTGTTGATGATGATTACAACGTATTCCACttgggtctcccgagtggcgcagcggtctaaggcactgcatctcagtgctataggcgtcactacagacaccctggtttgaatccaggctgtatcacagccggccgtgattgggagtcccatagggtggcgcacagttgtcggggtttggccggtgtaggtcaagcaaataataatttgttattaactgacttacctagttaaatgaaTAAAACACATTTTGAAATAGTAATGGCAGGTTATTAAAGGttcccgtgtgtctctctctccagtatccagagagcagcagtgtgggtGCTGGACCAGTACTACAGTGATTTCCCAGTCTACAACCCTGCTCTCCTCAACCTGCCCAAGTCCATCCTCTCTAAGAAGATTTCTGGCTTCAAAGTCTACACTCTGGGAGAAGGTAAGACTCGACTCGATactatccttccttccttctctcctcttctcctcctctcatccctttttTCCCTCAGTCACTTTTCACCCCTGTCTTTATTGTCTTCCAATAGTGATACCATTTCTTTGCTCAATGAATAGCACATTTTTATGTTGATAGCTTTTTTTCTTGATTGTGATTTATCTTCCAGAGAACAGCACCAATAACTCTACAGGTCAGTCCAGAGCGATGATCGCTGCGGCGGCCCGCAGGAGAGACAACTCCCACAATGAGTATTACTACGAGGAGGCAGAGATGGAGCGCAGGGTCCGCAAGCGCAAGgccaggtgaggagaggagacaaacTGAGCTTGTCAGACAGGGATGGCAATACTTAAAACCAGTCTAAAACGTCATATCCATAACACATGCCCTACCTCCTCCCAGGCTGGTGGTGGCGGTAGAGGAGGCTTTCACGCACATCAAGCGTCTCCAGGATGACGAGCCGGCCGCCTCGTCCCCCAAACACCCCCGCGAGGTGATGGACCCCCGGGAGGCGGCTCAGGCCATCTTCGCCCCCATGGCCCGGGCCATGCAGAAGTACCTGAGAACCACGCGCCAGCAGCCCTATCACAGCATGGAGAGCATTATCAACCACCTGCAGTTCTGTATCACGCACAACATGACCCCCATGGTGAGCCACTGCACCCTTAATATAGCCCCTATACTCTTAATATAGCCCCTACACCCTTAATATAGCCCCTACACCCTTAATATAACCCATACACACTTACAACATGGCCCCTTAGATGCCTCTCAGGCAGTAAGATATGATTCATTCACTCTTGATGTGATATCTGTACCCTTGACATGACCACTAAAACTAACAGCTTTACATGACCTAATATTCAACTTGAGGTATTCATGACCATAACGGGATTAGAATAAGCATGATTCACTTGATGAATCATATCTAGCCTACTTAACATTCCCCTGAGAGAAAGTGATCCCATGGCTGTCGCCCCACTTTCAATATGACAAGATGTGTCAGACTgtatctccttctctctgtgtgtttcgcTCAGGCCTTTCTAGAGCGATACCTCTCCCCAGGCCCTACCATGCAGTACCAACGGGAGAATGGTAGGGGGCGCCAGTGGACCCTGGTGAGCGAGGAGCCGGTGACGTCCGCCCTGCGCCCGGGTCTGGTTTTCTCCCTGCGCCGACTCGACTTCTCCTTGGTCGTCACTGTGGCGCccctcccattcctccacctggGGGAGGAGTTTATCGACCCCAAGAGCCACAAGTTCGTCATGAGGCTGCAGTCGGAGACCTCTGTGTAGAAATGGAGAGGAGACGAGAAATTAAAGGATAGATGGAAGAAGAGATGATACGAGTGAGGAAAAGAGAGACTGTGTTTCAGATTTGCTCAAAGCCCAACTCTCAGCGTTGACCTCTGTGTGAGAGCGGGAGAGAAGACACAAatgtgaagaaagagaggagagaatgaagaGGTAGAGAGAATATGAGATGGGGAAAGgaacagagagagcgacacattttacattttactcaGAGCCCAACTCTCTCTGGGTCCTCTTACTGTTTTTGACTGACCAA is a window of Salmo salar chromosome ssa18, Ssal_v3.1, whole genome shotgun sequence DNA encoding:
- the LOC106577852 gene encoding vang-like protein 2; its protein translation is MDNESQYSGYSYKSSHSRSSRKHRDRRDRHRSKSRDGSSRGDKSVTIQAPGEPLLDTESTRGDDRDDNWGETTTVQTGTSEHSVSNEDLTRVSKELEESSPLECRRFLGPALGAVLGLFALVTPLAFLALPQLLWRESLEPCGTPCEGLYVSLAFKLLVLLISTWALFLRPPGATLPRLYVFRCLLLALVFLFVASYWLFYGVRVLEPREKDYRGIVGYAASLVDALLFIQYLALVLLEVRHLQPAFCLKMVRTTDGASRFYNVGHLSIQRAAVWVLDQYYSDFPVYNPALLNLPKSILSKKISGFKVYTLGEENSTNNSTGQSRAMIAAAARRRDNSHNEYYYEEAEMERRVRKRKARLVVAVEEAFTHIKRLQDDEPAASSPKHPREVMDPREAAQAIFAPMARAMQKYLRTTRQQPYHSMESIINHLQFCITHNMTPMAFLERYLSPGPTMQYQRENGRGRQWTLVSEEPVTSALRPGLVFSLRRLDFSLVVTVAPLPFLHLGEEFIDPKSHKFVMRLQSETSV